One Papaver somniferum cultivar HN1 chromosome 10, ASM357369v1, whole genome shotgun sequence genomic window carries:
- the LOC113318840 gene encoding glutathione S-transferase U17-like has translation MAGSGSEEVKILGGWPSPFVMRPRIALNIKSVKYDFLEETFGSKSELLLKSNPVYKKIPVMIHGDKPICESMIIVQYIDDVWASAGHSIIPSDPYDASIARFWATYIDDKFFPSLMGIAKSKDAEEKKAAIEQAIAAFGILEEAYQKTSKGKDFFGEEKIGYIDIAFGCYIGWIRVTEKMNGIKLFDETKVPGLTKWAEKLCADETVKSVMPETDALMEFAKKIFGSKPPPSN, from the exons ATGGCAGGATCAGGAAGTGAGGAGGTAAAGATTTTAGGTGGATGGCCAAGTCCATTTGTGATGAGGCCTAGAATTGCACTCAACATTAAATCAGTCAAGTATGATTTTCTTGAAGAGACATTTGGCAGCAAAAGTGAACTTCTTTTGAAATCAAATCCTGTCTACAAGAAAATTCCTGTTATGATTCATGGTGATAAACCCATCTGTGAATCAATGATCATTGTTCAGTACATTGATGATGTTTGGGCTTCTGCTGGACATTCTATCATCCCGTCTGATCCTTATGATGCTTCCATTGCTCGTTTCTGGGCAACCTACATTGATGACAAG TTCTTTCCGTCTTTAATGGGGATTGCAAAGAGTAAGGatgcagaagaaaaaaaagcaGCCATTGAACAGGCGATTGCAGCTTTTGGTATACTGGAAGAAGCTTATCAGAAAACTAGTAAAGGAAAAGACTTTTTCGGGGAAGAAAAAATTGGATACATTGATATTGCATTTGGGTGTTATATAGGTTGGATTAGAGTTACAGAGAAAATGAATGGAATCAAACTATTTGATGAAACAAAAGTTCCAGGGCTTACAAAATGGGCTGAGAAGTTGTGTGCCGATGAAACAGTTAAATCTGTTATGCCTGAAACTGATGCTCTCATGGAGTTTGCTAAGAAGATCTTTGGATCTAAGCCTCCTCCTTCAAACTAG